A single genomic interval of Drosophila virilis strain 15010-1051.87 chromosome 2, Dvir_AGI_RSII-ME, whole genome shotgun sequence harbors:
- the LOC6629704 gene encoding uncharacterized protein isoform X1 — protein sequence MIVAPFMKLHNPAPTLPIHSPHSPMHLKSYSKIQQSKLSGRYINNKIVQQKSANKLLGGKQMTEKNFYFNERERATITHSSKICGCTKTPKHDSIESCATNFTVNDDKSDMSKTMYDNRPNRKEKSTTDFNVKKKNEVTSDVNSKHRRSLGVQDNHNICQYTLKTSRSEQSSPNIVNINKSSFAYDSLLHLSAMDPWIKKNELQMYSMNEVDNNSTDPWIKLPNSDHVRTGSSTEKLPKLDDILETKTKSYLKPVLLQKQMSKNEELVFSAPPSPNLNISSNFTINQSPKKKGLPIKSASFSPARFKPFVNPFEDPLYDSIATPSFQPNYVATPYQLEYTENVNCNLLNVNTSNKEELQLNIRGLSEHISQMNVVQFALCDCNVNIKEYDTQTFVENAQTSDFPATQIELPKMEKKCYTDIVKCKDSFHSVKQNPSFSNVSEKTKVYINHQKPNPMPETTC from the coding sequence ATGATTGTGGCACCATTTATGAAACTTCATAATCCAGCTCCCACACTTCCTATACACTCTCCCCATTCTCCGATGCATTTAAAATCATATTCTAAAATTCAGCAAAGTAAACTTTCTGGAcggtatataaataataaaattgtccAACAAAAGTCTGCTAACAAATTATTAGGTGGTAAACAAATGACtgaaaaaaacttttattttaatgaaagGGAGAGAGCAACAATCACACACTCGAGTAAGATCTGTGGGTGTACTAAAACACCAAAACACGATTCGATAGAAAGCTGTGCAACTAATTTTACAGTTAACGATGATAAAAGTGATATGTCAAAGACGATGTATGACAACAGACCGAATCGCAAAGAAAAATCaacaactgattttaacgtaaaaaaaaaaaatgaagtcACCTCAGACGTAAATTCAAAACATCGACGATCTCTTGGGGTTCAAGACAATCATAATATATGTCAATATACACTTAAAACTAGTAGATCTGAGCAGAGTTCACCAAATATTGTgaatataaacaaatcaagTTTCGCATATGATTCTTTGCTACATCTTTCAGCAATGGACCCATGGATAAAGAAAAATGAGTTGCAAATGTATAGTATGAATGAAGTTGATAACAATTCAACGGATCCTTGGATTAAACTTCCAAATAGTGATCATGTTAGAACAGGAAGCTCTACAGAAAAACTACCAAAACTGGATGATATTTTGGAAACAAAAACCAAGTCCTATTTAAAACCAGTACTGCTGCAAAAGCAAATGTCTAAAAATGAAGAATTAGTATTCTCAGCGCCTCCTTCACCAAATCTTAATATTTCGTCAAATTTTACCATAAATCagtcaccaaaaaaaaaggggctGCCAATCAAGTCTGCCAGTTTTTCACCCGCAAGATTCAAGCCTTTCGTAAATCCCTTTGAAGATCCATTATACGACAGTATCGCAACACCTTCATTTCAACCAAATTATGTTGCAACTCCGTACCAATTAGAATACACAGAAAATGTAAATTGTAATCTTTTAAATGTGAACACTTCTAATAAAGAAGAGCTTCAGCTAAATATTCGTGGTCTATCCGAACATATAAGTCAAATGAACGTTGTACAATTTGCATTATGTGATTGTAATGTTAATATTAAAGAGTATGATACACAAACTTTTGTCGAGAACGCACAAACTTCTGATTTTCCCGCTACACAAATAGAATTGCctaaaatggaaaaaaaatgttatacagATATAGTGAAATGTAAGGACAGCTTTCATTCTGTTAAGCAGAATCCAAGTTTTTCCAATGTTTcggaaaaaacaaaagtgtatATTAACCATCAAAAGCCGAATCCAATGCCAGAAACCACCTGCTAA
- the LOC26530948 gene encoding NADH dehydrogenase [ubiquinone] 1 beta subcomplex subunit 2, mitochondrial has translation MFGNLRLFRSVLAAENAILSLHGKTKVINRKSHVVSYRSAPPPHSKATKIGAVAVGGAMWWWVIWHLWHEPDHITGEFEYPNTSKWSNAHLGIPRDDI, from the exons ATGTTTGGTAACTTAAGATTATTTAGAAGTGTCTTGGCGGCCGAAAATGCAATTCTGTCGCTTCATGGAAAAACCAAAGTAATCAATAGAAAAAGTCATGT TGTTTCCTACCGAAGTGCCCCACCGCCTCACTCAAAAGCTACTAAAATAGGAGCCGTCGCTGTGGGTGGAGCCATGTGGTGGTGGGTAATTTGGCATCTTTGGCATGAACCTGATCACATTACG gGAGAGTTTGAATACCCCAATACCTCAAAGTGGAGCAATGCTCACTTAGGAATCCCTCGTGACGACATATAA
- the LOC26530603 gene encoding zinc finger protein 830, translating to MDKSKEIIEANLKNRRKTEIKHKLIKVDSPIAKYDSSGNLSCILCRIPIKANVWKVHLTSRQHKRNLELAKQQHINTCNSFEKITPTNKEQTPQKAECISRNEVQLQPSKSEKTPQAQIDTVQVLPEKFFDHEKSLNFLGSDRDPEAEWIKFQREIREADTISNNIVSEEQESLNIKRHLKEIDEQIENWKRFITINDKKNNILKSQRNTKTLKIKEESSSSEEDSVDTLLDWRIKSVHK from the exons ATGGACAAGAGTAAAGAAATAATTGAAGCTAATTTAAAAAACCGCagaaaaactgaaataaaGCACAAGTTGATTAAAGTCGACTCTCCCATAGCAAA atatgattCTTCAGGTAATTTGTCATGCATATTATGCAGGATCCCCATTAAGGCAAATGTATGGAAGGTACATTTGACCTCACGCCAACACAAGCGAAATTTGGAACTCGCTAAACAACAGCATATTAATACTTGCAATAGTTTTGAAAAGATAACCCCAACAAACAAAGAGCAAACACCACAAAAAGCGGAATGCATCTCACGCAATGAGGTTCAGTTGCAACCTAGCAAATCTGAAAAAACTCCGCAAGCTCAAATTGACACGGTTCAGGTATTACCCGAGAAGTTCTTTGACCATGAAAAGTCTCTAAACTTTCTTGGAAGCGATCGTGATCCAGAAGCGGAATGGATTAAATTTCAACGTGAAATAAGAGAAGCGGACACAATATCGAATAATATAGTATCTGAGGAGCAGGAAAGTTTGAATATCAAGCGTCATCTAAAAGAAATAGacgaacaaattgaaaactggAAGAGGTTTATAAcaataaatgataaaaaaaacaacattttaaaaagtCAACGTAATACAAAAACATTAAAGATCAAAGAAGAATCTAGCTCTAGTGAAGAAGACAGTGTAGACACACTATTagattggagaataaaaagtgttcacaaataa
- the Vps11 gene encoding vacuolar protein sorting-associated protein 11 homolog — translation MSVFQWKSVELFGLINLPSIKLNDINAEITAHCCNRVKAVNGTTNSTLVLCDNNGYVHVLLEDNIKAKRISFKCCYNHPPIKLCALTTNNLLAVLTQTDTFSLCISIYDLNLIKKEVHPCIATTIFPATSVATFMQAEVIGPDKLFALGIGLDKGDLLLHVGNINRDLSLNIRRHAIASSSINGIQFGSCNQQSDIKIYDVFVVSLNGVYCIALNDKGEVDAKTVLDSNKNTPNQCCTISQPITSDAFLVVGRYDAIYCFNRNCRGSCYAIEGQKQYLSLVENHLIAVVKTHFGSMLIVIDINNKLIVLRKQISSLLCIMTGNNLYYVLSKDESSKNECTYNMDMLKEHNTNIKIRTLITNCMHDIALMLLKREGSEYQNAAYVRLKYGNNLLVKGSFTRAVAEYAQTIGVVKPYHIISKLLSSRHNDNLIEYMNKLLKSESATIEHQKLLQSCFDRQKLLYRIQQLWIFKNDTTRICDFKEISARRVNISSLIDAWSHLQIADFSKADEVEVLDFFLEYGRELLSVHSTDFLKTVKSLIRNQIIKNILRFLTIFSYNAEFCANLLSDYIENGSTNDEKLHYHLLMLYLSLWRDNKISSKYIIDFIERVPLRLENTLILSKAYSFSFGNGNLENIEELKLIADEQKHFFEDNIKKNPNLASLLTTDPHSVLMILQKIYSSLDIQMKDVKSILAEKLIKNGIHAKSEIQSIEDLNYDIESKSSLLFHYKLHPIEFRNKCCDICKQPLKMPSVYFLCQHSFHKDCLRYNYHTKKEDDAGCVLCNENIKFFVPDYGKSELSSKSCDPIKRISNVFASGMDKLILSEEVGCIL, via the coding sequence ATGAGTGTATTTCAGTGGAAGAGTGTGGAACTTTTcggtttaattaatttgccatcaataaaattaaatgacaTAAATGCTGAAATTACAGCGCACTGTTGCAACCGCGTTAAAGCTGTAAATGGTACCACCAACTCCACTCTAGTACTTTGTGACAATAATGGATATGTGCATGTTTTATTGGAAGATAATATAAAAGCGAAGCGGATAAGCTTTAAATGCTGCTACAACCATCCACCGATTAAATTGTGCGCTCTTACAACCAACAATTTACTTGCAGTACTAACACAAACGGATACGTTTTCTTTATGCATATCCATATATGACTTAAACTTAATCAAAAAGGAGGTACATCCATGTATCGCAACCACAATCTTTCCAGCCACAAGTGTGGCAACATTTATGCAGGCAGAGGTCATAGGACCCGATAAGTTATTTGCTTTAGGCATTGGGCTTGATAAGGGTGACCTGCTGCTACATGTTGGTAATATCAACCGGGATCTGTCTTTGAATATTCGCCGCCATGCTATTGCTTCAAGTTCAATAAATGGAATACAATTTGGAAGTTGTAATCAGCAATCAGATATAAAAATCTACGACGTGTTTGTAGTATCGCTAAATGGAGTATATTGCATTGCATTAAATGATAAAGGAGAAGTCGATGCTAAAACTGTCCTTGATAGCAATAAAAACACGCCCAACCAATGTTGTACAATATCTCAACCAATTACTTCTGATgcatttcttgttgttggccgATATGATGCCATCTACTGTTTTAATCGTAATTGCAGGGGTTCCTGTTATGCTATTGAAGGGCAAAAGCAATATCTTTCGTTGGTAGAGAATCATCTTATTGCCGTAGTGAAAACTCATTTTGGTTCTATGCTAATAGTTATTgatattaataacaaattaattgtattaCGCAAACAAATTTCAAGTTTGCTTTGCATTATGACTGGTAATAACTTGTACTATGTTCTAAGTAAGGACGAAAGTTCAAAAAATGAATGTACTTACAACATGGACATGTTAAAAGAgcacaatacaaatattaaaattagaaCCCTTATTACAAATTGTATGCATGATATCGCCCTAATGTTGTTAAAGAGAGAAGGAAGTGAATATCAGAACGCAGCATATGTTCGTTTGAAATACGGCAATAATCTATTAGTAAAAGGCAGCTTTACAAGAGCAGTCGCCGAATACGCTCAAACAATTGGCGTTGTAAAGCCCTACCACATTATTTCGAAGCTATTAAGTTCAAGGCATAACGATAATTTAATAGAATACatgaataaattattaaagagTGAATCCGCTACAATTGAGCATCAGAAATTGCTTCAAAGTTGCTTTGATCGCCAAAAACTTCTTTATAGGATTCAACAGTTATGGATCTTTAAAAATGATACTACCCGTATATGTGACTTTAAAGAGATATCCGCTAGAAGAGTCAACATCTCAAGCTTAATTGATGCATGGAGTCATTTACAAATTGCTGATTTTTCTAAAGCCGACGAAGTTGaagttttggatttttttctGGAGTATGGACGCGAACTTCTATCGGTACATTCCACAGATTTTTTAAAAACCGTAAAATCATTGATTAGAAACcagataattaaaaatatacttCGTTTCTTAACTATTTTTTCGTATAATGCGGAATTTTGCGCAAACTTACTATCTGATTACATAGAAAATGGTTCCACCAATGATGAAAAGTTACACTATCATTTGCTCATGTTATATCTCAGTCTTTGGCGTGAtaacaaaatatcatcaaaGTATATTATTGACTTTATAGAAAGAGTACCACTTAGACTTGAGAATACTTTGATATTATCAAAAGCttattcattttcttttgGAAACGGAAACCTGGAAAATATTGAAGAATTAAAGCTAATTGCGGAcgaacaaaaacatttttttgaggacaatattaaaaaaaatccaaatcttGCCTCATTGTTGACAACCGACCCGCACTCAGTGCTTatgattttgcaaaaaatatatagtagTCTAGACATACAAATGAAAGAtgtaaaatcaattttggcagaaaaattaataaaaaatggcaTACACGCCAAATCTGAGATTCAGTCAATTGAAGATCTCAACTATGATATAGAAAGCAAAAGTTCGCTGTTATTCCATTATAAGTTACATCCAATTGAATTTCGCAACAAGTGTTGTGACATCTGCAAGCAACCGTTGAAAATGCCCTCAGTTTACTTCCTTTGCCAGCATTCATTCCACAAAGACTGCCTGCGATATAATTATCATACGAAAAAGGAGGATGACGCCGGCTGTGTGTTGTGCaacgaaaatataaaattctttGTTCCAGATTACGGAAAAAGTGAGTTAAGCTCAAAGTCTTGCGATCCAATAAAGAgaatttcaaatgtttttgctTCTGGAATGGATAAGTTAATACTGTCAGAAGAGGTTGGATGTATCCTATGA
- the LOC6629704 gene encoding alpha/beta hydrolase domain-containing protein 17B isoform X2 yields the protein MFSISELCCMFCCPPCPGPIAAKLAFQPPEPTYKLTPADDTNNKYNLQLYDRAEWQYSEREKSKIEAFFTRTSRGNLITCTYVRCSKNAKYTLLFSHGNAVDLGQMSSFYLTLGSQINCNIFGYDYSGYGMSGGKPSEKNLYADIEAAWQAMRTRLNISPETIILYGQSIGTVPTVDLAARHEVGAVILHSPLMSGLRVVFRNTKRTWFFDAFPSIDKVAKVKSPVLVIHGTDDEVIDFSHGIGIYERCPKTVEPFWVEGAGHNDVELHPQYYERLRKFLSVELIK from the exons ATGTTTAGCATTAGCGAACTGTGCTGCATGTTCTGCTGCCCACCCTGTCCTGGACCAATAGCTGCCAAACTCGCTTTTCAGCCACCTGAGCCAACATACAAATTAACTCCTGCGGATgacacaaataataaatacaatttacagCTCTATGATCGTGCTGAATGGCAATACTCTGAACGTGAAAAGTCTAAAATTGAAGCATTTTTTACCCGTACATCGCGTGGCAACTTGATAACATGCACATATGTCCGATGtagcaaaaatgcaaaatatacaCTACTCTTTTCTCATGGAAACGCAGTTGATTTGGGACAAATGAGTAGCTTTTATCTAACTCTGGGATcacaaataaattgtaatataTTTGGTTATGATTATTCGGGATATGGCATGAGTGGTGGCAAACCATCcgaaaaaaatttgtatgcgGATATCGAAGCTGCTTGGCAAGCAATGCGAACTAG GTTAAACATTAGTCCAGAAACCATCATATTGTATGGCCAAAGTATTGGAACAGTTCCAACTGTCGATCTAGCAGCTCGTCACGAAGTTGGTGCAGTTATACTTCATTCGCCGTTAATGTCGGGCCTTAGAGTCGTTTTTAGAAATACTAAAAGAACATggttttttgatgcttttccGAG TATTGATAAGGTTGCTAAAGTAAAGTCTCCAGTTTTGGTTATTCATGGGACTGACGACGAGGTCATTGACTTTTCTCATGGAATTGGTATTTACGAGAGGTGTCCTAAGACTGTGGAGCCATTTTGGGTAGAG GGCGCTGGTCATAATGATGTTGAACTACATCCCCAATACTATGAACGGTTGAGAAAGTTTCTCTCCGTGGAACTGATCAAATGA
- the LOC6629701 gene encoding uncharacterized protein, producing MVKGNSGTLTMRLVRSKFRKRDEPHIESNIIESNEQHDNEDHHQSSNNLEVSEAKNANTLIKDGHQHVTFLRTSGVTAEAVGHADVADIPDWTFPPKAPTPHIYHINQEILIANEKLGFRGFRKQFSGRFKRLVARKLEPAPVIPPELKPQLKSIYVY from the exons ATGGTAAAAGGTAACTCTGGGACACTTACAATGCGTCTCGTTCGAAGTAAATTTCGCAAACGCGATGAGCCCCATATTGAATCGAATATTATTGAAAGCAACGAGCAACACGACAATGAAGACCATCATCAGTCTTCAAACAATTTGGAAGTCTCTGAGGCAAAGAACGCGAACACTTTGATTAAAGACGGCCACCAGCATGTAACGTTCTTGCGAACTAGCGGTGTCACTGCAGAAGCTGTTGGACATGCAGATGTGGCCGATATTCCGGATTGGACGTTTCCTCCGAAAGCGCCAACTCCGCATATCTATCATATAAACCAG GAGATTTTGATAGCTAACGAAAAATTAGGATTCAGAGGATTTCGCAAACAATTCAGTGGCCGGTTTAAGCGTTTAGTTGCTCGAAAACTGGAACCTGCACCAGTGATACCTCCAGAACTAAAACCGCAACTAAAATCTATATATGTCTATTAA
- the Stt3B gene encoding dolichyl-diphosphooligosaccharide--protein glycosyltransferase subunit STT3B yields the protein MNRNSKILNNKIAGYSSLITFVVLLIAWIAGFSSRLFAVIRFESIIHEFDPWFNYRATAYMVQHGWYKFLNWFDERAWYPLGRIVGGTVYPGLMITSGSIHYILHILNIPVHIRDICVFLAPVFSGLTSISTYLLTKELWSPGAGLFAASFIAIVPGYISRSVAGSYDNEGIAIFALQFTYFLWVRSVKTGSAFWASGAAISYFYMVSAWGGYVFIINLIPLHVFVLLIMGRYSPRLLTSYSTFYILGLLFSMQIPFVGFQPIRTSEHMAAMGVFVLLMAVAALRHLQSVLSRNEFKKLFIVGGFLAAALVFVAVVALTLMGVVAPWSGRFYSLWDTGYAKIHIPIIASVSEHQPTTWFSFFFDLHILVCAFPVGLWYCVKQINDERVFVVLYAISAVYFAGVMVRLMLTLTPVVCMLAGVAFSGLLDVFLQEDSSKRMPNTINALQESDEQDESLERKSLYDKAGKLRHRTKQDPTHDSGISSNLKSIVILAVLMILMMFAVHCTWVTSNAYSSPSIVLAFHNSQDGSRNILDDFREAYYWLSQNTADDARIMSWWDYGYQIAGMANRTTLVDNNTWNNSHIALVGKAMSSTEEKSYEIMTSLDVDFVLVIFGGVIGYSGDDINKFLWMVRIAEGEHPKDIKESDFFTDRGEFRVDAEGAPALLNCLMYKLSYYRFGELKLDYRGPSGYDRTRNAVIGNKDFDLTYLEEAYTTEHWLVRIYRVKKPFEFNRPSLKAKDRLIPPTNFISRKNQKKRKGLIRNRPIVVKGKRTLK from the exons ATGAATCGGAactcaaaaatattaaataataagattGCTGGCTACAGTAGTCTTATCACATTTGTCGTCTTACTGATCGCATGGATAGCTGGATTTTCATCTCGTTTGTTTGCCGTCATACGATTCGAATCAATAATTCACGAATTTGATCCATGGTTCAATTACCGAGCAACTGCCTACATGGTGCAACATGGCTGGTATAAGTTTCTTAATTGGTTTGACGAAAGAGCCTGGTATCCACTAGGCCGCATAGTTGGTGGTACTGTGTACCCTGGATTAATGATAACTTCTGGCAGTATCCATTACATATTGCACATACTGAATATTCCAGTGCATATACGTGACATATGCGTATTTTTGGCACCGGTTTTCAGTGGCCTTACATCCATTTCGACGTATTTACTAACAAAGGAACTTTGGTCGCCTGGCGCTGGTCTCTTTGCGGCAAGTTTCATTGCTATAGTGCCCGGCTATATCAGCCGATCCGTGGCGGGCTCCTACGATAATGAAGGCATCGCCATATTTGCACTACAGTTCACTTACTTCCTATGGGTGCGATCTGTTAAAACTGGATCCGCATTCTGGGCATCTGGTGCAGCGATTTCCTACTTTTACATGGTGTCCGCTTGGGGTGGATATGTGTTTATAATCAATTTGATTCCACTGCATGTTTTTGTGTTGCTAATAATGGGGCGATACTCCCCGCGACTACTGACAAGCTACAGCACATTCTACATACTCGGACTCCTGTTCTCAATGCAAATACCGTTTGTTGGATTCCAGCCAATACGCACAAGTGAACATATGGCGGCTATGGGAGTTTTTGTACTGCTTATGGCCGTTGCTGCTCTACGTCACTTGCAATCTGTATTATCACGAAATGagtttaaaaaattattcattGTTGGTGGATTCCTGGCGGCTGCTCTTGTTTTCGTCGCAGTCGTTGCGTTAACGTTGATGGGGGTCGTAGCCCCATGGAGTGGACGATTTTATTCTCTCTGGGATACAGGCTATGCGAAAATTCATATTCCAATTATTGCATCTGTTTCGGAGCATCAGCCAACTACTTGGTTCTCATTCTTCTTCGACTTGCATATTCTTGTGTGCGCATTTCCGGTTGGGCTTTGGTATTGCGTGAAGCAGATTAATGATGAACGCGTTTTTGTGGTACTATACGCCATAAGTGCTGTCTACTTCGCGGGTGTGATGGTCCGTTTGATGTTGACACTAACTCCAGTTGTGTGCATGCTTGCTGGCGTTGCATTTTCCGGACTATTAGATGTCTTTCTTCAAGAAGATTCATCTAAGCGAATGCCAAATACAATCAACGCTCTACAAGAAAGTGATGAACAGGACGAATCATTAGAAAGGAAAAGTTTATACGATAAG GCCGGCAAGTTAAGACATCGTACCAAACAGGATCCCACACACGACAGTGGAATAAGCTCCAACTTAAAAAGTATTGTTATATTGGCGGTTTTAATGATACTGATGATGTTTGCTGTTCATTGTACATGGGTAACAAGCAATGCGTATTCAAGCCCATCAATAGTTCTCGCTTTTCATAATAGCCAGGATGg aTCGCGAAATATATTGGATGATTTTAGAGAAGCGTATTATTGGCTATCTCAAAACACTGCAGATGACGCTCGCATAATGTCGTGGTGGGATTATGGTTACCAAATTGCCGGGATGGCCAACAGAACAACGCTAGTTGACAATAATACTTGGAATAATAGCCATATAGCTTTAGTCGGGAAAGCGATGTCATCGACTGAGGAGAAGTCTTATGAAATAATGACATCTCTAGATGTGGACTTTGTTCTCGTAATATTTGGAGGTGTGATTGGCTATTCTGGTGATGATATAAATAAGTTCCTCTGGATGGTTCGAATTGCGGAAGGAGAACATCCAAAAGATATTAAGGAAAGCGATTTTTTTACCGATCGTGGTGAATTTAGAGTGGACGCAGAGGGTGCGCCTGCCTTGCTAAACTGTCTGATGTACAAATTGAGCTACTACCGCTTTGGGGAATTAAAATTGGATTACag GGGGCCTTCTGGATATGATCGCACCCGTAATGCTGTAATAGGCAATAAAGATTTCGATTTGACATATTTGGAAGAGGCATATACAACAGAACACTGGTTGGTTCGAATCTACAGAGTGAAGAAGCCATTCGAGTTTAATAGACCATCCTTAAAGGCTAAAGATAGGCTTATTCCTCCAACAAACTTCATATCTAGAAAG AATCAAAAAAAACGCAAAGGATTAATTCGAAATCGACCAATTGTAGTAAAAGGAAAGAGAACGTTAAAATAA